The sequence below is a genomic window from Plodia interpunctella isolate USDA-ARS_2022_Savannah chromosome 5, ilPloInte3.2, whole genome shotgun sequence.
GAATTTCAGATTTCATGCTGTCTTTTGTCTTCTTCCGTTCCTCGTGGTGTATCTGTCCCGTAAAACAACCGTCTACAGTCCGCAAACGAACCAATTGCACCAACCACGAACGTTTCAGGAATTCAAAATGGCCGATCAGAGCGCAGAAGGTTACTGAAAAGACATGTAAAAAGTAaccgatgttttttttttgtcctaAAAAGACTTTGTTCTGTTCCTACATGAGGTCAGCGTTTTTACTGATAAATCCAGCCGCTTGCAAGGCGAAACCTGTGCACATATTTGTGATCGATTTGTGCTGAATAAAaatagctataaaaataactaagcaAAATATATCGAGTAATCGGCAGCACGCATTTACAGATGCGCATTGCATCGCTAATATCAACCAAGATAATGGAAACCTCACTAGCACATATCAAAGCACATAAAAGCTTACTCTGTTCCATCATGATATCCGCGTGCTGGTAGTCGTGTTCGCTGATAAACTCTGCCTCTTGCAGCGCGGTCCTGCACAGTCTATACTCCAGCTTCCTGTCCTTTTCTACCGACGAAGACAGGTGACAGCGGCGGCCGAAGTGCGCGAATTGTAACATCATtaatctgaaattattttacatatactCTTCTCCTGTTCCGTAGATGATCTGTATGAAGCTAATGACAAGGCAATTGCTGTGGCTACGTATtggtctaaattaatataatttgttttctatttcgattcgaaaagaagaagaagaaaaataattcggATGACCTGTAACGACGAAATGGAAGCCTTCCtcttattattaactataatgacttcttaaaataaatttgatattagtaataatacttcaggaataataaacttaccGATGTGTTAAAGGGTATCCAAAATTTGAGCCTCTATACAAAAGTTTCACACATTGATTGGggattttacatttattttctatgataTTACTGATTGGTATTGCAGATATTACTTTGATACagtaatctaaaaataaacagtttagaatatatgttataatatttaataaagaaaaaaaatatggcagAAAAGTATGAATTAGTAATCTGGCATgggaaaacaaaaaaaaatatatttatgctgTCAGAATTAACTATTCTACGCTAACGAAGTCGCGGATAAACAGCTAGttgaaaaaaaggaaatacttaaataggtaataaataaaattaaaatacttaccagCTTGACTGGGTGTCGGAGTTGAATTTAGAAATAGTCTCTCGTAATAAGTAATGTTGCCATATTTACTGAcgtgttctttttttattttaagaggCAGTTTGTTCCTGTGCTTAATGTCGAATTTCTTCAATTGTGACATCCACACAGATTCATTAGAATACAGGGTTAAAACTGCAAAgcccatactaatatttaaatgtaaaagtatgtttgttaatttgtccttctttcacgtgaAAAGGAAAGATTGAGCGACATAAATAAGCTATTTTTTTGCCACGAGCAACAGCtaagattatatataaataaatatatattaggacaaatcacacagattgagctagccccaaagtaagttcgacacctgagttatgggatactaactcaacgatactatattttataacaaatacatatatagataaacatccaagacccgggtcaatcataaaaagatcattttccatcatgaccataccggggatcgaacccggaacctctcggttcagtggcaagaactgcgccaccgaggtcgtcaagatggtttattttaaatggaatTTATAACAGAATCATTGGAAAATTGaagtataaaattgaaaattagaTGTACACCGTTGGCCAGCAGTGGGATAAGAGAAGACGAAATGTAATAACAAATAGCAGTTTTCTCATTACTTACCAGTTTTTAGTACTTTATCTTCTGGCTTTTTGTCATGATCTACTTGTGATTTGAAAGCGGTTATTAACTCGTTGTTTTTCTCTAACAAATgttttaaactaaaacttaTGGATTTTGGCAACCTAGCATCTTTTTCCTCCAATAGACGTTTTATGATCACTGcaattagaattatttttatactagctATAGTTTTAAAGACTTAAACATACATTCTTAGTGTGAAGGTCGTATTGTTTTTTAgccctaaaatattatttttatggttcGTGGTCAAACAATAGAACATGTCACTTCTCATTCAAAGGTTTTGGTcgcaagaataaaaaaaaaagataatccCTTCACTTACATCACTTATGGTTTATAACGAATTGACACTCTAGCCTAGTCTAGTAATAAGAGTAATTGTTACGTAAAATGAATTTGatagcaataatattatacaaataatttaataagtggtaagtatatattatattataatatacattatatatctatacttattATGTACTATCACTTACACACCGTTCAATAAAAACATGCCATACTCCAAATTCAAGTCAATGTCATTCTTACTGTCCAAGTAAAAGTTAACAATATCGTGTAGCACAGGCAACAGCACTTTTAAATCCGCCTTCACCAGCATAtccaatttctttttcaaccCTTCAACTTCTTTGGTCAacttttttgaatatatttccTGTTCTTGGCCAAATCCAATAGCCAAGAGTGACGTCGATATCCATATTgctcctaatttatttaacatacttaatttttataatacaataatcaCAACAATGCGCAGTCTTATAATATGACGTGGAGTGACGAATAGGGCCTAACAATTTTGTGGATTTAGTAGCCTTACGTTAACATATCTAATATAGCTTGTTATAATGATAAAGGTTTTAAAAATcgttttatgaaaacaaaattcgtGGCTTGCCAGTATCACACGTGAtacatttacttaatttaaaatttaattaacttttaaattaagtaagtacttaatttaatttttcacgtGGTGGTTTATGATctctttaaaaatctttttattcaATAGTAGTAGCAGTTAATTATAGTACCTTCATATATACAATCCGGCATGATATACATGTGGTTACATGGTTTAGATATTCCGatgtatttgaaatatacCGATATATCTTATTGGTTTAGGAAAacctaaattatattaacccTTTGACCGCCAGACTTTATTGCCTAACTTCATATAAGTAAGTCGGTATGACAATAGCAatgctttatatttttcttgatcTATGCCGAGTATAGTATTAGGTCGTATCGTAAGTACCACGTCATTCATTGAGTCTGGACACTAATATGGAATTGGAATGGCgcatgaataaattaaaaaagtattaaaaaatatttagttacgAAGTAAGACTCAAAGAACGCGATATTTTTATCGACGGTTACAATCTTCAATAGGAGTTCTCCAATAAAAACCGGATCGCTGAGGCTAGCACTCCAGCAGCTAGTACCGTAGTGTGGCCGTTACATCTCCCTTCGAGCATGGAGAATCTCCCGTTAAGATTGGTGTCCTTCGTCTCCTGGTCCTCCTCATCTACGTCTGGGAAGCAGCCCTCGTCGACTTGCCACCGAAGAATTTGCATGAGCCAATCATGTCTGATGAACTGAGAATGCCCCTCGAGAGTGCACAGGAAGACTGAAAGGCAGTAATTAAGGCATGGTGGAACTTTTCTACATACCTAATGTTGCTGGCCAAGTTGTAACAGACTCGTATAAGTTGTaacttttttacaagtttttgtcAACTTTCAATGcaaataaagtaggtatgtgcgggtggaatcttgtaactcaatttcgAAGTAGATATCTACAACCTATTGAGATGACATTTTTTACGTTaaggatgacaatgcattaattATGATAGCATGACTCGTCTACCAAGGTACGGTTCTCGTCGAGGGAAATCCTCAACGATTACCGCttggatattatttttttgtcacacattgaatgcaataaggtCTCTCcgataacaataaaagctggtgtcaaaaatgtaatttatgtcaaaaacttatttagtCACTTCTTCATAAGTAACAGAGTGTTTGAAGGCGTTCAGTTTTAGTTTCTTGTAACATTTGTCAGCATCAAAGcacttatacatttattattaaatactagcttttgcccgcatcttcgcccgcgtgaacttcatagcaaaatctcagtaatttttttatcgcgtactctgtaagactggcaaacatatatgattcaaattcgcatttttttctcatctttagttaaattttctgtttcccgctgcgtgtctcgtcccgcaaacttgtccaatcccgcttcctgctatgtaatgtaaagtagatatcccgtaccgcttcctacatattgtgccatcatgtatttttctatgtgtcccgtcctgctTCCCACGTCTCCTTCCGtatctccttcccatttcccgctcctactcccactTCCCGCCCAACAGTTTCGAGTGTATGttatctgtcagtcagtcactcagtaacggaagagttttataggtactgatatattgatacatactgcgcccattatatctttgtcagactttaatcgataaaaacaatttgtttatattctatttacacCTTTCCAAGGTGGAAGAAAAggttgaattattatttattagaatataatattattaattatgtagATTAAATTTCTTCGTACTTACTTTGCTCCAAAAATAAGTCAAAAGCCTTGAAATCGTTAAAATCTATATACATGCCTTCGGCGTAACAACGTTCACAGAActcttttcttaaatatttgtcGTCTGCTTTGGATATCACGTGGCAGCGACGTCCAAAACGAGCCATTTGTAGAAAAAGCAACCTGAAATCACATTGCAGAAAATTATAACTTGCTTTATGTACCTGATTGAATCTGAATGAAGCTTAAACACCTGATaggtttacaaataaataaatttataagtagttaaacaaaaaattgtgtcTGGGCAGCGGTGTCCACTTACCATGAAGTATACTCGCATAGTAGTTTCAGCAACGTCACCTCCAACGGCATCGGTGTGTCGGGAACTCAATACAAACGGAACGTAAATTATTTCGGCTGttcgaaatttttaaatattcggaATTGGTTTATCTCTTGTTGGTTATATGTTGCCAAacagctgtcaaggctttttTAAAAGCCATATTAGAAAACATTCATTAGTATGGCATTGATAGGTACATGTTTAAGTACATATACACGTAGTACATATTTAACCtaggatttatttatacctatgtGAAACAAACCTGTGAGTCAATCCATATCCGTTATTGGAGCCAGATATTGTAAACTTCTGACAAATCGAAGGAAGATTGCACTTTTTGTTACGATGATAATTATTGACTGGATTTATTGTGCTCAAGTTTGCCAGGCATGCGTCTAAAACAAATTGCGCTCTTCAAGATTTCTCAtagtataggtacatataatttaagtgTCATTTGGAAAATGAATGTTTAGCGCTAATAAGTAGCGTGTACAATGCAGGTGTATATGATACACGATTTTTTCGAGAATATTCGTAGAACGTCCTTTACCAAACTTGTGCtgtaattttatgaacaaGTATGTCGAATAGGTATATTACCAGACTGCTCTGGTGTTGGTGTTCCTTCTAATGGATCAATGGATCGGAGATAACTTCGCCAGTTTCGATAAAGTGTTTTTACATGCTCCGTGTTGTAGTTGTAAGTTAACAGTCTTGATTTTTTACGGTGAAATTGTCCCATCTGTGTCATCCATTGAGTTTCATTAgtaaataatgacaaaactgtaatatcaaagaaaatattaaagcaGTAGGTATATACAGTAATTACTTATACCGACAGCCTGTATGTAACACACGTTCGATATCAGGTAAGCATATCTgtctattataattacatcCTAACGTAGACTTACTTGTAGTTTTACTTCTTTCATCATATCATTGTCTCCCCCAACTCCTTCCAAACCGTTCTATCCGATCCCAAATCCAACCATTTCCACCTAAAGCCTGGCGGATCCCCAACGCCCTTCGTCTGCCACGTTTCTTCTTTCTGTACCTAGGTGTCCAGTGTGTAACTACATTACTACTACGCATTTTAGCTTTTCTAAAAGtatttactaattatatatcatttaaatacTCACTATTTCTAACAAAAATTGCTTCTGCCGGATTGGGGTTATTTCTCGCTATACTTTCAGCTGTCCTAATAAGGTCGTCcattttgtataccaatgtaTTCAGTCTGATTTTAATTGAAGCTGGTAAACGACTATCCTCCTCtattaatacttttttcaTATTCACTGTGAATAGAAAtcccaaataaaatttacgtaTACTTCCtacatataacatatttacaaCTGAATTACCACTATGTTTAATATTACCAATCaacctttatttatatttttatcataggAAGCAATTTCTACTACTCTAGAGGTAATAGTAAGGCTCAGGGTACCTAATACAAATACTATTTCGCACATTTTCGTTCATAATTTCACATCGCGGTAtgtagttgtaaaagtcagatgtctttaagccacttgaataaaatctgacaccagtgttagcaacaaCACTGtcatatattactatatactatatatatatatatatatatatatatatatataacaacacTCTCATATGTTACTATATTTGGgatccataaaaataaacctaatactatatatatttattactatatatagaACTAGTTACTACTAATTTCCTACCTTGTGATACAAATAATCCAAAATGAGCTAtagtattcaaataatatctatgaatactaaaaaaatctGCGATCTTATTCAAAGCattgaaatacaaatttagATCAACATCGACtttgttcatttttatattggttTGACCTAAAACAGTTATGAGAAGAGTGACCTCCCACCAGCTTATCGCTGCTAACTTCATGATTCAGTAATACTTTCAAACCTATTAACTACCTAGTTTAAGATACCGCTGTCTGAGACGAAATGTTGATACCACAGCATGCTTGGCAAAttgattttacacaaaaacataGGTAAGCAGCTAATAGGGGGGAACTTGGAAAGCActtttagtattatatatgtttggctagtaaaaccgtaataacttatatacctaaaccttccccaggaacCATACCATCTATTGGTCAAAACCGCATAAATAtctgtgtagtagtttttgaatttagttAGAAGTTGGTGATACCAATGCTGTCAAAACAAGTATATCTCACAACAGAAAATATTCTTGGGATCCAtagaaagttataaaaatttaatacctaGTAATTACctaataggtacttaacttACAtcgaacaaattttaatatagtgcATGCTCGTACGAAATTATAAACTCTATGATCCTATATACTCATTCTCCTCTATCAGTTAACTAAACTTAGTCGAAcatgttcaatttatttatcggtTAATTGATTATCATGAGCAACATTTACCACttgcataaaattatgttgatcCTACACATTACTTCCatgtacaaacaaatacataatcgTTTATCAGGTATTCCCGACGCATTTAGTTGTTGACGTCAGTCGATAGCACACGCAACGAACTATATGGACCTttagggttttttttaaattttacaaaaagccGCGACTTTAAAAAGGAAGTCTGTCACGTTTGGTGCgtggaagaaaatatttgaaaaaatgcctTCATTTAGCAATTATTTACCACTAGACgtggtaggtagtcgtaaaggTCATGTCAGATTCCTTTAGgggactttaataaaatttgatacgaGTGTCGGAAATAGAAAGATTGTATAATACATAATCGCGGTTCTTATTCAATTTGACCCTTCGAGCCGGACCActggaatttatttattttataacagctGCTTTTCTTCGCCAAAAAGTGATACAGGTGGACCACTTTAAAATAGTTACTATTTTAAAGTGTGTTCCACCCAGTGCTCCTGAGCAAGTAATATTTCGACAACTTCGTCGACGAATTCGACGACGTAGGTATTTGGTCTTGtagattattttctttgcCTTAATGGCATATTAAAATAGTACTGTCACAATGTCAACGAAAAAGTCAACAGTTGACTTGACACAAAGTTGACAGCACAATTGTCACTGCTgccattttgaattgaatgaaGTGCAATTTTTGTTGTCATCATTTGAGTTCTtgattgatataattattcgAAAACCATGGGTTTAGCTACCATTGTTGAAAATGAAGCTCATTTTCAGTCTGAAATGGCTAATGCGGGTACAAAGCTAGTAGTGGTGGACTTTACCGCTACTTGGTAAGCGCCATAAcctgtattaaaaattacagagTCATCGTTTAAGTTTTCTactcttttattaatttccatGATCTTTTTAGGTGTCCACCATGCCAAAGGATTGCACCGTTTTTTGAACAATTACCTGCGAAGTTTCCAAGAGCGGTATTTCTCAAAGTTGACGTGGATAGATGTGCAGAGACGGCCAGCGCCCAAGGCATCTCAGCGATGCCTACTTTCGTTTTTTACAGAAACAGAGTGAGTAATATCTATTGTAATAGCTAATGCTAAAATTCCCTTCGCTTTGTAAAGAATTTCttcaataatatgaaaataaattcttgaTAGAAAACTATTGTGAGAATTTTCATCATGATTACTGCAAGGCTTTATACACATGAGCCTTCGTCTATCTAGCTAACAACATCTTTCCAAAGAACcagttattatttctttattatttttcttcttttattttttaaatcacagaAATAATTATGCACAAATAGTGGGCTTAacactattattattctaatttctCTTTAGTTTCAAAGTGTATAACTTATTTTCAGACAAGGATTGATCGGCTACAGGGTGCTGATCCTGGAACTTTAGAAAGCAAAGTTAGACAGTACTATGGTACAGAAGATGCTGGTGAAGAAGACAGTGCTGTCGCTGGACATGTAAGTTGTTGCTGCTCTTGTAACTTAGGATTTTTGTTTAATCTTAACTACTTCAGTATTGTACAAAGCATTTTCTTTGTGCCTATACTTATATAAGCTGTAATGTAATATAAGATGATTTTTCTTCAATGCAGATGGATTTGGGGACATTCATCACAAAGAGTGAATGTGAATGCTTGAATGAAGCTGATGATCACCCCATGATGCATGCTCTGACCAGTGCTGGAGGATATCTTGCAAGTGACTGTGATGAACAACTTATCATAAATATAGCTTTCAATCaggtgtgtaattttttacattggTATCAATGGATGATAGTATTATATGTGCCAACAATGCAGTATTACCAAACACAAGacacattgtttttttctctACTAATGTGCAAGTTTGGAACcttgaattgaatttttaatatataaatgctaaaatatatgatttatttaaagatatgtaacaatttttttcattcttaGTTGGTGAAACTCCATTCTCTAAAGATCAAAGCTCCAGCTGACAAGGGACCTAAGTTTGTGAAACTGTTCATCAACCAGCCAAGGACGCTGGACTTTGACCAGGCAGCTGGGAATGCATCTGTACAAGACTTGGAGTAAGTCAATTTCATTGCACCAAATAGTTATTTTGTACATTCTTTAgtgttttatatgaaagtgttttatactttatattttttacaaaattatattataattttacaaataatgtcCATTTTCAGATTATCTCCTAATGATCTAGAAGGCAATCCCATTCCTCTCAAATTTGTGAAGTTCCAGAATGTTCAGAACATACAGTTGTTCATAAAGGACAATCAGTCTGGCGGAGAGGTGACACAGATAGATCATCTGGCCTTCTATGGCTCTCCAATTTCCACTACAAATATGGGAGAGTTCAAGCGTGTTGCAGGCAAGAAAGGTGAAAGCCATTAGCCGGTGCAGCTGCTTTCAGAAGAGCTCAGTTCAGGGTTATTTGAATACCAGTTTGCTGATTTTGTGGTAAATTTGAGCATGGTAAAATAACAACTTGTATCCATTTAAGTAATGATGACGTAAGAGATACTATACTTCTGCCATCTTCTATACTCACAGGAGATCTTTCACTAGTACATGTGGCGGTTGCAATATGAGCTTATCAAAAAATTGTGATGATAGAGTGGTAGACTTTTTAAGAacagataaatattatcaatgctaaaatttttatgaaatattttctttcaaataccAATTTTAGACagggtatttattatttaaatacataaaataacactGAACTGTCTCTTCaactaaatttatgtaaacattatttaactaaTGTAAATTGAGTCATTTCTCAAACTGTGTCAAATAAGTAAAtgtgtatttaatatatagtcacatatttataaaatataacatcaatattattataagtgaAAGGTCATTCCATAGGCCACAGTTTGTTAAATGGGATTCAGGAATATCAGGTATTtgtatattcaataaataaaataattaagatatttacttattttatttagtagatCTAATATCAATCCTGTTTCAATTCATATATCTGAATGTAAGCTTCAGTGAGAGTAATCATCTGTGGCAGGATACTGGTGACATGTAGATCCTGCATCTCATACCTAAATATAgagaattatatatttatattagtattttatattttactatcttcttgtcccggctttgctcagGAACCATAATTAtgtgctaaatttcattaaaatcagcccagtagttaatttaattacaaacaataatacaattcTTTTCtcatcattaaataaataaaatacttatggATTTAAACACGTCAAGGTATTTTTTTCCTGCAAGGCGTTCCTTGGCGATAtctctctttttattttagcggCGCGGGAAGTATTTTTAAcagaaattaaacttatataaaacgCTCTACACACTGCAATCTTTTGCTGCAACAAAAAGTAATACAAgtatacaaaacaaagaaaagtAGTACAAATTTACCATTGCTGTGTTGGTTTATGCAGGACATGCGCCCTGTATGTACCCTTCTCTGGAGTGCCATCATGGACGATATTGCCGACCAGTTCATATATTGTCTGCCCTTTATGCTTGGCCTTCACTTCCGGCGTAAGTATATCACCGAAGTCGACATTCCTGTAAAAaaagtacattaaaaaaaactaaaaataacacGCTCTCTCATTTTAGTTGCTTTGAACAAAAGCCACATTGCATCTGACTTAATTGAATCAgccttttattttgaatagcTGTTGCCAGCAGATTCGTCCGCGGTAGCCTATAGTTGATTAAACTCAATCAATGAGGATCATCAAAATGACTTAGTGGTTTAGTCGTGAAAATGTGACAGAGTTTTTCCCTATTACAAACAagaataaatacttacttgaCAGGAAAGTTCACCACAGTAGGATTCTTCTCAACAAAGAATGTATTCTTTGTAAATCTTTTGATATACAATATCAGATACGGCGGGAGTTGCGTTATTTCAAACCTTTTCAAGAAGTTCTCCTTGTAAGTTTTGTACTCCTTCGATGTTTGACCAttaaatttagataataaCTGATAAAGATTTACCTGAAACAAGAA
It includes:
- the LOC135309723 gene encoding uncharacterized protein LOC135309723 encodes the protein MKLAAISWWEVTLLITVLGQTNIKMNKVDVDLNLYFNALNKIADFFSIHRYYLNTIAHFGLFVSQVNMKKVLIEEDSRLPASIKIRLNTLVYKMDDLIRTAESIARNNPNPAEAIFVRNILSLFTNETQWMTQMGQFHRKKSRLLTYNYNTEHVKTLYRNWRSYLRSIDPLEGTPTPEQSDACLANLSTINPVNNYHRNKKCNLPSICQKFTISGSNNGYGLTHRLLFLQMARFGRRCHVISKADDKYLRKEFCERCYAEGMYIDFNDFKAFDLFLEQIFLCTLEGHSQFIRHDWLMQILRWQVDEGCFPDVDEEDQETKDTNLNGRFSMLEGRCNGHTTVLAAGVLASAIRFLLENSY
- the Txl gene encoding thioredoxin-like protein 1, which produces MGLATIVENEAHFQSEMANAGTKLVVVDFTATWCPPCQRIAPFFEQLPAKFPRAVFLKVDVDRCAETASAQGISAMPTFVFYRNRTRIDRLQGADPGTLESKVRQYYGTEDAGEEDSAVAGHMDLGTFITKSECECLNEADDHPMMHALTSAGGYLASDCDEQLIINIAFNQLVKLHSLKIKAPADKGPKFVKLFINQPRTLDFDQAAGNASVQDLELSPNDLEGNPIPLKFVKFQNVQNIQLFIKDNQSGGEVTQIDHLAFYGSPISTTNMGEFKRVAGKKGESH